From the genome of bacterium, one region includes:
- a CDS encoding protoheme IX farnesyltransferase (converts protoheme IX and farnesyl diphosphate to heme O), producing YLTAALVLGGVFVYKAWKLLKGHEQNYAWGLFKYSILYLTALFVVIMADAAISK from the coding sequence GTACCTGACCGCCGCGCTGGTGTTGGGCGGCGTGTTCGTTTACAAAGCCTGGAAACTCTTGAAGGGCCACGAGCAAAATTACGCGTGGGGACTCTTCAAATACTCGATTCTCTATCTGACCGCGCTGTTCGTCGTCATCATGGCCGACGCAGCTATCAGCAAGTAA